In the Peptoclostridium acidaminophilum DSM 3953 genome, one interval contains:
- a CDS encoding type II toxin-antitoxin system RelE/ParE family toxin — MLIEYENDSVKDIFTDFDLMKKKIGNEKTKTVKKRLNQLKASSNFSIYLMTGLGKPHPLFENLKGYYGISITGNVRLVVKPDSINLDPEELKKCETVIIKGVMDYHGRKIDWLIS, encoded by the coding sequence GTGCTAATTGAATATGAGAATGATTCTGTTAAAGATATTTTTACTGATTTTGATTTAATGAAAAAGAAAATTGGAAATGAAAAAACAAAAACTGTCAAGAAAAGACTTAATCAGTTAAAAGCCTCTTCAAACTTCAGCATTTATCTAATGACCGGACTGGGGAAACCTCACCCATTATTTGAAAATTTGAAGGGGTACTATGGGATTAGCATAACTGGAAATGTTAGACTTGTAGTAAAACCAGATTCAATAAATTTAGATCCTGAAGAATTAAAAAAGTGTGAAACAGTAATTATCAAGGGGGTGATGGATTATCATGGCAGAAAAATTGATTGGCTTATCTCGTGA